One region of Aeromicrobium sp. Sec7.5 genomic DNA includes:
- a CDS encoding TDT family transporter, with product MTTAHLTTTSEPAACSTRDRSGWLRELEGAPALGFIGPNWFASVMGTGIVAVAAASLPFSVPGITVFATTVWVLALLLLVVVVVATAGHWTLHGEVARGHLDDPVMSHFYGAPAMGLMTVGAGAVLVGHHLIGMTAALALDWVLWTVGTLLGLTTAVLVPIRAFTSHEVHEDSAFGGWLMPVVPPMVSAATGAALIPHLPAGQAQQTMLLACYTFFGLTLMCSIVMIAFIWNRLLRHGIGAAGAVPTLWIVLGPVGQSITAAHHLGNVTPDVLDSPYGTAFHAFALVYGIPMWGFAMLWLAIAATLTARTAKEGLPFSLTWWSFTFPVGTVVTGTSGLAQLTGNHVLQVAAGALFILLLSAWAVVAVRTLRGVHSGKLLKKP from the coding sequence ATGACCACCGCACACCTGACGACGACCAGCGAGCCCGCCGCCTGCAGCACCCGCGACCGATCGGGCTGGCTCCGCGAGCTCGAGGGCGCTCCGGCTCTCGGCTTCATCGGACCCAACTGGTTTGCCTCGGTCATGGGCACCGGCATCGTCGCAGTCGCCGCTGCCTCCCTGCCCTTCTCCGTCCCGGGGATCACGGTCTTCGCCACCACCGTCTGGGTCCTCGCCCTCCTGCTTCTCGTCGTGGTGGTCGTGGCGACTGCCGGCCACTGGACGTTGCATGGCGAGGTGGCCCGCGGTCACCTGGACGATCCGGTGATGTCGCACTTCTACGGCGCGCCCGCGATGGGACTCATGACCGTTGGTGCCGGCGCAGTGCTGGTGGGACATCACCTGATCGGCATGACTGCGGCGCTGGCGCTGGACTGGGTGCTGTGGACCGTCGGGACCCTGCTCGGTCTGACCACGGCCGTGCTGGTGCCGATCCGTGCCTTCACCTCGCACGAGGTCCACGAGGACTCCGCCTTCGGCGGCTGGCTCATGCCCGTGGTCCCGCCCATGGTCAGTGCCGCCACCGGCGCTGCCCTCATCCCGCACCTACCGGCCGGCCAGGCCCAGCAGACGATGCTGCTGGCCTGCTACACGTTCTTCGGCCTCACTCTCATGTGCAGCATCGTCATGATCGCGTTCATCTGGAACCGGCTTCTGCGCCACGGCATCGGAGCCGCCGGCGCCGTGCCCACGCTCTGGATCGTCCTCGGTCCCGTCGGTCAGTCGATCACTGCGGCCCACCACCTCGGCAACGTGACCCCCGACGTGCTGGACAGCCCCTACGGCACTGCGTTCCACGCCTTCGCCCTCGTTTACGGCATTCCCATGTGGGGATTCGCGATGCTGTGGTTGGCGATCGCCGCCACCCTCACCGCCCGCACCGCCAAGGAAGGACTTCCGTTCAGCCTGACGTGGTGGTCCTTCACCTTCCCGGTCGGCACCGTGGTCACCGGCACGTCGGGGCTGGCCCAGCTGACCGGCAACCACGTGCTCCAGGTCGCGGCCGGCGCACTGTTCATCCTCCTTCTCAGCGCCTGGGCCGTCGTTGCCGTCCGCACCCTTCGCGGCGTGCACTCTGGGAAGTTGCTCAAGAAGCCCTGA